In Sphingobacterium zeae, one genomic interval encodes:
- a CDS encoding DUF4342 domain-containing protein, with translation MGFKETFQINGENLLQKIKEIIAEGNVNKITISDKHGKEIMSFPVTVGAIGLILAPVFAAIGAVAALLTECTITVERNSQKDENDKEDNSTDPPSTITVN, from the coding sequence ATGGGATTTAAAGAAACATTTCAGATTAACGGTGAAAACCTTTTGCAGAAAATCAAAGAAATTATTGCTGAGGGCAACGTAAACAAAATTACTATTTCGGACAAGCATGGGAAGGAGATCATGAGCTTTCCAGTGACTGTTGGAGCGATAGGTTTGATCTTAGCCCCTGTTTTTGCAGCGATCGGAGCTGTCGCTGCATTACTTACAGAGTGCACCATTACTGTGGAACGCAATAGCCAGAAGGACGAAAATGACAAGGAAGACAACAGTACGGATCCACCAAGCACAATAACAGTAAATTAA